Proteins from a genomic interval of Hemicordylus capensis ecotype Gifberg chromosome 14, rHemCap1.1.pri, whole genome shotgun sequence:
- the KCNK7 gene encoding potassium channel subfamily K member 7: MSLLPKLSSAGSVVSWARKRTEDSEGGRRKNEGSTGGRRDLESNQIRSLLLQPPIRNQTKRNQTCWRFGLLLGAYGLFLVLGAAVFSALEEPPERALQGALHAARARLLAQHGQCLSEAQLAALLERLLDAGSYGVSGLGNVSGDENWEFTSALFFVASVLTTTGYGHTVPLSNWGKVFCILYALVGIPMTLLLLACLLQSLLPLLSYRPVQYIHRRWGFPLGHVALLHALGLGLATLGLFILVPAICFWALEGNWNFLESVYFCFISLSTIGLGDYVPRGSSQPPLHELYELSITCYLLLGLLAMLVALETAYKLQEVRGLFRFFAPAHDTPHTDDDDHLEILDQDQLALTTISGGTSHNEPAEQGAT; encoded by the exons ATGTCCCTCCTCCCCAAGCTCAGTAGCGCCGGCAGCGTCGTCTCCTGGGCACGCAAGAGGACCGAGGACAGTGAAGGCGGTCGCCGCAAGAACGAGGGCTCCACGGGCGGTCGCCG CGACCTGGAATCAAATCAGATCAGATCTTTATTGTTACAGCCACCAATCAGGAATCAAACCAAACGAAACCAAACCT GCTGGCGCTTCGGGCTGCTGCTGGGCGCCTACGGGCTCTTCCTCGTGCTGGGCGCCGCCGTCTTCTCGGCCCTCGAGGAGCCGCCCGAGCGAGCCCTGCAGGGCGCCCTGCACGCCGCCCGCGCCCGCCTGCTGGCCCAGCACGGCCAGTGCCTGTCCGAGGCGCAGCTGGCCGCCCTGCTGGAGCGCCTCCTCGACGCCGGCAGCTACGGCGTCTCCGGCCTGGGCAACGTCTCCGGCGACGAGAACTGGGAGTTCACCTCGGCCCTCTTCTTCGTCGCCAGCGTCCTCACCACCACAG GTTATGGGCACACAGTGCCTCTTTCGAATTGGGGCAAGGTTTTCTGCATCCTGTACGCGCTGGTCGGCATCCCCATGACTTTACTGCTCCTGGCCTGCCTGCTTCAGAGTCTTCTGCCTCTTCTGAGCTACCGGCCTGTCCAGTACATCCATAGGCGCTGGGGCTTCCCACTCGGCCATGTGGCTTTGCTCCACGCCCTGGGTTTAGGCCTGGCCACCCTGGGACTCTTCATCCTGGTACCCGCCATCTGCTTCTGGGCGCTGGAGGGCAACTGGAACTTCCTGGAGTCGGTGTATTTCTGCTTCATCTCGCTCAGCACCATCGGCCTGGGAGACTACGTACCGCGTGGCAGTTCTCAGCCACCTCTGCACGAGCTCTATGAACTCAGCATCACCT GCTATCTACTGCTGGGACTACTGGCTATGCTTGTGGCCCTCGAGACAGCATACAAGCTACAGGAAGTCCGTGGTCTTTTCCGCTTTTTCGCCCCCGCCCACGACACGCCCCACACGGACGACGATGACCATCTGGAAATCCTGGACCAGGACCAGCTCGCCTTGACCACCATATCTGGAGGGACTTCTCACAACGAACCTGCGGAACAAGGTGCCACTTGA
- the MAP3K11 gene encoding mitogen-activated protein kinase kinase kinase 11 isoform X2, whose product MSESPTGHGAEAQPERGPGQDGKEAGGPGLRWARLPSRGGGGRARLGGRPPPACLTRDGRCGCVCLVFRTSSSRLSGRRVPLTLCRVLSGPDKGTRRLRERRVGTCGRKHEGSAWLSEVRPGCVRMGDGLCVSTGRYSPLRGWEELLPACLQKAPGSLPGSISKTGLRERERERERETPACNLGEAAASQCRQYCAGWTKGQTLYVAAPYSVPNLGGWAFQVLLAESMDDGDVSSKTLKITDFGLAREWHKTTKMSTAGTYAWMAPEVIKNSTFSRGSDVWSYGVLLWELLTGEVPYRGIDGLAVAYGVAVNKLTLPIPSTCPEPFAHLMAECWEQDPHLRPSFASILSQLTVLETQVLHDMPQESFHSMQDDWKLEIQDMFDELRAKEKELLSREEELKQAALKQKSQEEFLRQREHELAEWELEVFERELSLLIQQMNRDRPHVKKRKGTFKRNKLKGRDGERISMPLDFKHRITVQASPGLDKRKDIFEVGAGGSPTFPRFRAIQLEPSGNDPNWGRQSPRRGDEAWNGRTKSPGSPKPWDCSTQNGRRRSRLEETTSNTEPEGTVSPAQSQPSPNGSLPVDSTETEDPAPERPGAHRLIQRALLRGTALLASLGLGRELPPVPQDPPPSSPPREPPPVLQVELCKEDPPTDLLIDLASGSDRETLAPLWAQTSPKIPRLVESRSHKAQKWDGTLPSPLSPRSPRSPHPAPHSSLISRPRPSPVRSRIDPWSFVSSGPRASPVQSPRLGTRLFQPAAPEGSNPFAVPDPDPFACGDFSARKEPPAPAHPDPFIVASRLLPPRQLSPAPSPRWTSRPLPPKEEMPAPPWWSAATVPRGRAAPK is encoded by the exons ATGTCGGAGTCGCCTACAGGTCACGGGGCTGAAGCGCAGCCAGAGCGCGGCCCTGGTCAGGACGGCAAGGAGGCTGGGGGGCCCGGCCTGAGATGGGCCCGGTTgccaagccggggggggggggggcgggcaaggCTCGGAGGGCGGCCTCCCCCTGCTTGCCTGACCAGAGACGGACGGTGTGGGTGTGTCTGTCTGGTATTTCGGACCTCGAGCTCAAGGCTCAGTGGGAGAAGAGTGCCTCTGACTCTGTGCAGAGTGCTTTCGGGCCCGGACAAGGGGACTCGGAGGCTGCGAGAGAGGAGAGTTGGGACTTGCGGTCGGAAGCATGAAGGGTCCGCTTGGCTGAGTGAGGTTCGCCCTGGTTGCGTACGCATGGGAGACGgcctgtgtgtgagcactggaagatattccccgctTCGGggctgggaagagctcctgcctgcttgcctgcaaaaggctccaggttccctccctggcagcatctccaagacagggctgagagagagagagagagagagagagagagagactcctgcctgcaacctcggagaagccgctgccagtcagtgcagacaatactgcgctggatggaccaagggtcagactctgtatgTGGCAGCTCCCTACTCTGTTCCTAATTTGGGAGGCTGGGCGTTTCAAG TCCTGCTCGCCGAAAGCATGGACGACGGGGACGTGAGCAGCAAGACGCTGAAGATCACGGATTTTGGGCTGGCGCGGGAGTGGCACAAGACGACGAAAATGAGCACGGCGGGGACCTACGCCTGGATGGCGCCCGAGGTCATCAAGAACTCGACCTTCTCCCGGGGCAGTGATGTCTGGAG CTACGGGGTCCTTCTGTGGGAGCTTCTCACCGGGGAAGTCCCGTACCGAGGCATTGACGGACTTGCTGTGGCCTATGGCGTCGCCGTGAACAAGCTGACACTTCCTATACCCTCCACCTGTCCAGAACCGTTTGCACACCTCATGGCCG AGTGCTGGGAACAGGACCCTCATCTGCGCCCCAGCTTTGCATCCATCCTGTCCCAGCTGACGGTGCTGGAGACGCAAGTTCTCCACGACATGCCTCAAGAATCCTTCCACTCCATGCAGGACGACTGGAAGCTCGAAATACAGGACATGTTTGATGAGCTGCGTGCCAAGGAGAAG gaGCTGCTGAGCCGCGAGGAGGAGCTGAAGCAGGCGGCCCTGAAGCAGAAGTCCCAGGAGGAGTTCCTGCGCCAGCGGGAGCATGAGCTGGCGGAGTGGGAGCTGGAGGTCTTTGAGCGCGAGCTGAGCCTCCTCATTCAGCAGATGAACCGGGACCGCCCCCACGTCAAGAAGCGGAAGGGCACGTTCAAGAGGAACAAGCTGAAGGGCCGGGACGGCGAGAGGATCAGCATGCCTCTCG ATTTTAAGCACCGCATCACCGTGCAGGCGTCCCCCGGGCTGGATAAGAGGAAGGACATCTTTGAGGTGGGGGCCGGAGGCTCCCCAACTTTCCCCCGGTTCCGAGCGATCCAAC TGGAGCCAAGTGGGAATGATCCGAATTGGGGGCGCCAGTCCCCACGTCGCGGGGACGAGGCTTGGAATGGGCGTACCAAGAGCCCCGGTTCCCCAAAACCATGGGATTGCAGTACACAGAATGGCAG GAGAAGGTCGCGGCTGGAAGAGACTACCTCGAACACGGAGCCGGAAGGGACGGTCTCTCCTGCACAGAGCCAGCCCAGCCCGAACG GCAGCCTCCCGGTTGACTCCACAGAAACGGAGGACCCAGCACCGGAACGCCCCGGCGCTCACCGGCTCATCCAGCGGGCCCTGCTCCGAGGCACCGCCTTGCTCGCCTCGCTCGGCTTGGGTCGCGAGCTGCCGCCCGTCCCTCAGGACCCCCCTCCGAGCAGCCCTCCGAGGGAGCCCCCCCCTGTCCTGCAGGTCGAGCTCTGCAAGGAAGACCCCCCCACGGATCTCCTCATCGACCTGGCCTCAGGGAGCGACAGGGAGACCCTGGCCCCTCTCTGGGCTCAGACGTCCCCCAAGATCCCCAGGCTGGTGGAGAGCCGCAGCCACAAAGCCCAGAAATGGG ATGGCACGCTCCCGTCTCCCTTGTCCCCTCGCAGCCCGCGGTCGCCTCACCCGGCGCCTCACTCCAGCCTCATCTCCCGCCCCCGGCCGTCTCCGGTCCGCAGCCGCATCGACCCCTGGAGTTTCGTGTCTTCCGGACCCCGCGCCTCGCCCGTCCAGTCCCCCCGGCTGGGGACACGCCTGTTCCAGCCAGCGGCTCCCGAAGGCAGCAATCCTTTTGCCGTGCCCGACCCCGATCCGTTCGCCTGCGGGGACTTCTCGGCCAGGAAAGAGCCCCCGGCGCCCGCACACCCCGACCCCTTTATCGTTGCATCCCGACTGCTTCCTCCGAGGCAGCTCAGCCCCGCTCCGTCGCCCCGCTGGACCTCCAGGCCACTCCCGCCCAAAGAGGAGATGCCAGCCCCACCTTGGTGGTCAGCGGCCACGGTCCCTCGAGGAAGAGCCGCCCCGAAATGA